One stretch of Carassius carassius chromosome 18, fCarCar2.1, whole genome shotgun sequence DNA includes these proteins:
- the LOC132092635 gene encoding phosphatidylinositol N-acetylglucosaminyltransferase subunit C-like: MGADSGPGAPAPVPWRKVLYERQPFPDNYVDCRFLEELRRNIRVRQYRYWAVVRETGLIAHQVSCVALFLTLWSCMERGALVPSAVLWVCLACALLGYGLYEILGGSCVRERTRLADLQSATIFLAFTFGFSPVLKTLTESVSTDTVYAMSAVMLLAHLVSFPYAQPSPPGSLSLNAALFGSVCLASRLPGALHTFTMLSCALLVFALWPCLLHRMREKVEWSFPWAAVLVCLAGVGGLGSLWPEGALFLSLALLTLTLVCPLLLVHLQRHKDNIHGPWDEAEIREDLSCFLN; the protein is encoded by the coding sequence ATGGGGGCAGACAGTGGCCCGGGAGCTCCTGCACCCGTCCCGTGGCGTAAAGTCCTGTATGAACGGCAGCCCTTTCCAGACAATTATGTGGACTGCCGCTTTCTGGAGGAGCTGCGGCGCAACATCCGTGTGCGTCAGTACCGTTACTGGGCGGTGGTGCGTGAAACGGGGCTCATCGCGCATCAGGTGTCCTGTGTGGCCCTCTTCCTCACGTTATGGTCTTGTATGGAGCGGGGAGCGCTGGTGCCGTCCGCGGTGCTCTGGGTCTGTCTAGCCTGTGCTCTGCTGGGATACGGACTCTATGAGATCCTGGGAGGCTCTTGTGTTCGGGAGCGAACACGCCTTGCAGACCTGCAGAGCGCGACCATCTTCCTGGCGTTTACTTTTGGGTTTTCACCAGTTTTAAAGACTCTGACCGAGTCGGTCAGTACAGATACTGTTTACGCCATGTCAGCTGTGATGCTCCTGGCTCACTTGGTGTCCTTCCCGTATGCTCAGCCCAGTCCCCCGGGCAGTCTTTCCCTCAACGCGGCTCTTTTCGGGTCGGTGTGTCTGGCGTCCCGGCTGCCTGGCGCCCTGCATACCTTCACCATGCTGAGCTGTGCCCTCCTGGTGTTCGCTCTGTGGCCGTGTCTGCTGCACCGCATGCGGGAGAAGGTGGAGTGGAGCTTCCCGTGGGCGGCTGTGCTGGTGTGTCTGGCTGGAGTCGGGGGTCTGGGGAGCCTGTGGCCCGAGGGGGCTCTTTTCCTCTCGCTGGCTCTGTTAACATTAACTTTAGTCTGTCCACTGTTGCTGGTTCACCTGCAGAGGCACAAGGACAACATCCATGGCCCTTGGGACGAGGCAGAGATTAGAGAGGACCTGTCCTGCTTCCTGAATTGA